The following coding sequences lie in one Pontibacter sp. G13 genomic window:
- a CDS encoding HD domain-containing protein translates to MKLQEALDEEVFDILAQASKSLGIRSYVIGGYVRDYLMRDLYDRHESRKDIDIVVEGRGIDLARKFGELVGAKDVVVYENFGTAMVPFQDYSVEFVGARKESYQRNSRKPIVEEGTLEDDQLRRDFTINALSISLNEEDFAHLHDPFEGVQDLKDGIIRTPTDPDITFSDDPLRMIRAIRFATRFGFHIEERTYKAIIKNRQRITIVSKERINDELNKIIMTEKPSRGFDLLFRTGLLKLVFPELHNMHGIDYVNGRGHKDNFYHTLQVLDNISIKSDNLWLRWVAILHDIAKPLTKRYHPQHGWTFHGHEDRGGRLVPKIFRNMKLPLNEHMKYVQKLVFLHQRPIALVNEEVSDSAIRRLVVDAGEDLNDLLEFCRADITSKNEKKVTRFLRNYEVLEKRIHEVEQRDNLRNWQPPITGNEIMETFKLPPSRAVGQIKTEIREAILDGVIPNEVDAARAFMMEIAPKYLEPKP, encoded by the coding sequence ATGAAGCTGCAGGAAGCCTTGGATGAAGAGGTGTTTGACATATTGGCACAAGCCAGCAAATCACTGGGAATCAGATCGTACGTCATAGGAGGATATGTCCGGGATTACCTGATGCGAGATCTCTATGATCGGCACGAATCCCGCAAGGACATTGACATTGTCGTAGAGGGCAGAGGGATTGATCTTGCCAGGAAATTTGGGGAATTGGTCGGTGCCAAAGACGTTGTCGTTTACGAAAATTTCGGAACGGCCATGGTTCCTTTTCAGGACTATTCTGTGGAATTCGTCGGGGCTCGCAAAGAGAGCTACCAACGAAATTCTCGCAAGCCCATCGTGGAAGAAGGCACCTTGGAGGACGACCAGCTCCGCAGGGACTTCACCATCAATGCGTTGTCCATTTCATTGAATGAAGAAGATTTTGCCCATCTTCACGACCCATTCGAAGGGGTTCAGGACCTCAAGGACGGCATTATTCGAACCCCAACCGATCCGGACATCACCTTTTCAGATGATCCTCTCCGGATGATTCGCGCAATCCGATTTGCCACTCGATTTGGTTTTCATATCGAGGAGCGGACCTATAAGGCCATTATCAAAAATCGCCAGCGCATCACGATCGTGTCCAAGGAACGCATCAATGACGAGCTCAACAAGATCATCATGACCGAGAAACCCTCTAGGGGATTTGATCTCTTGTTCCGTACGGGCCTTCTCAAGCTGGTTTTCCCGGAGCTGCACAATATGCATGGAATCGACTATGTGAATGGTCGGGGCCACAAAGACAATTTCTACCATACCCTACAGGTATTGGACAACATCTCCATCAAAAGCGACAACCTCTGGCTGCGATGGGTAGCGATTCTTCACGACATCGCCAAACCGTTGACCAAGCGCTACCATCCTCAGCACGGCTGGACCTTCCACGGGCATGAAGATCGGGGCGGACGACTCGTTCCCAAGATCTTTCGCAACATGAAGCTCCCGCTCAATGAGCACATGAAGTATGTCCAGAAGCTCGTATTCCTCCACCAGCGCCCGATCGCCTTGGTGAATGAGGAGGTTTCCGATAGCGCCATCAGAAGGTTGGTGGTAGATGCGGGCGAGGATCTGAATGACTTGCTGGAGTTTTGCCGTGCGGATATCACGTCCAAAAACGAGAAGAAAGTTACGCGATTCTTGCGAAATTACGAGGTGTTGGAAAAGCGAATCCACGAGGTTGAGCAACGCGACAACCTACGGAATTGGCAGCCCCCCATCACCGGGAATGAAATCATGGAGACTTTCAAATTGCCGCCAAGCAGAGCGGTTGGTCAGATCAAAACCGAGATCCGCGAAGCGATTCTCGATGGGGTCATCCCCAATGAAGTCGATGCTGCAAGGGCATTTATGATGGAAATCGCACCCAAATATCTAGAGCCAAAACCCTGA
- a CDS encoding RNA polymerase sigma factor, translated as MITNPHTDLVLIQAAQQGDQQAFRQLISRYEQQVAATVVGMLGNGQDAEDVGQEVFIRFYRTLDQFRGESSLGTYLTRIAINLSLNQLKKRKRNQRFRFFGKQSEEGPELQVPDQGLSQEQRETQAFVQTGLQQLAPEFRSVVVLRLLEGYSTQETAEILDIKPGTVLSRLSRAQAKLREILKSLDTA; from the coding sequence GTGATCACAAACCCACATACAGATTTGGTCCTGATTCAGGCTGCCCAGCAAGGAGATCAACAGGCTTTTCGCCAGTTGATCAGTCGCTATGAGCAGCAGGTGGCCGCTACCGTGGTGGGGATGTTGGGCAATGGACAGGATGCAGAAGATGTCGGCCAAGAGGTATTCATCCGATTCTATCGGACTTTGGATCAATTCAGAGGGGAAAGCTCATTGGGCACCTATTTGACACGAATCGCCATCAACCTCTCGCTAAATCAACTGAAGAAACGCAAACGCAATCAGCGCTTTCGGTTCTTCGGTAAGCAAAGTGAAGAGGGTCCAGAACTACAGGTTCCGGATCAAGGACTCTCGCAAGAGCAGCGGGAAACCCAGGCATTTGTACAGACCGGTCTTCAACAACTGGCACCAGAATTCAGGAGTGTGGTGGTTCTGAGACTTTTGGAAGGATATTCCACCCAAGAAACCGCCGAGATATTGGACATTAAACCCGGCACAGTTTTGTCAAGGCTTTCAAGAGCTCAAGCGAAGTTGCGGGAGATTTTGAAGTCCCTCGACACAGCATGA
- a CDS encoding Rpn family recombination-promoting nuclease/putative transposase, whose amino-acid sequence MELKDRYLNLMSDFGFKYLFGRPEDKPLLIHFLNAMLVGSIEIVDLELQPQEFPGEHADSRKAIVDLRCISSNGEHIIVEIQRMRQTHFMDRGIFYVAAMIQHQAKRGKIWKYRIHATYFIGMLGYRFDERKKRDRPEYHHYQLTDITDKSVSYEKINLIFIETPKFIKGLNELKTPYDHWVYLFRHLHEMKEVPPMMKGTIYEELMKQSEISKLSQHEFHAYLDSLKEQWDWDFLMDENAEAAQRKGKAEGKIEGKIEGKIEGKAEGKEIGLKRGDHKRLKRTLDNCLNIEMDNAQVALITGLHVGVVTRYRRWVGKFR is encoded by the coding sequence ATGGAACTCAAAGACCGCTACCTCAACCTCATGAGTGATTTCGGGTTCAAGTACTTGTTTGGTCGACCCGAGGACAAGCCCCTGTTGATTCACTTTCTGAATGCCATGCTTGTGGGCTCAATCGAAATTGTAGATCTCGAACTCCAACCCCAGGAATTTCCGGGGGAGCATGCTGATAGCCGAAAAGCCATTGTGGATCTCCGATGCATCAGCAGTAATGGGGAACATATCATTGTGGAAATTCAACGGATGCGCCAGACCCATTTTATGGACCGAGGGATTTTCTATGTAGCTGCGATGATTCAGCATCAAGCCAAACGGGGGAAAATCTGGAAATATAGAATCCATGCCACCTATTTCATCGGAATGTTGGGGTATAGGTTTGACGAACGAAAAAAGCGGGATAGGCCTGAATATCATCATTATCAGTTGACGGATATCACCGACAAATCCGTATCTTATGAAAAGATCAACTTGATATTCATCGAAACGCCCAAATTCATCAAGGGGCTCAACGAACTGAAAACACCCTACGACCATTGGGTGTATCTATTTCGGCACCTTCACGAGATGAAGGAAGTTCCGCCCATGATGAAAGGCACCATTTATGAGGAACTGATGAAGCAATCTGAAATTTCCAAACTGAGTCAGCATGAATTTCATGCCTATTTGGACAGTCTCAAGGAACAATGGGACTGGGATTTTCTGATGGATGAAAACGCCGAGGCTGCCCAAAGAAAGGGCAAAGCCGAAGGAAAGATCGAAGGCAAAATCGAGGGCAAAATCGAGGGCAAAGCCGAGGGAAAGGAGATCGGTCTCAAACGAGGCGATCACAAAAGGCTCAAACGAACCCTTGACAATTGTCTGAACATAGAGATGGATAATGCTCAGGTTGCACTAATTACGGGTTTGCATGTGGGAGTGGTCACTCGGTATCGAAGATGGGTCGGCAAGTTTCGATAA
- a CDS encoding glycosyl hydrolase 53 family protein: protein MVYSRLCWFSAVLMSVWIWGCQAPEPPVEPNPSPPAILSLDLSEYQALARSGFIFRDAEGTPVELLSFCREKGVDLMRLRLWKEAQNPDHGWDSVGKTIGEIRGEGMGIWLTVHLSDTWADPGHQSIPPSWQGLTFEELRDSVSAYFYKIASEWQPEVIQIGNEINSGFLLPYGHRFDHPWQYQQLIAAATHSIRAASPRAQIMLHFAGLDRIDAWLADTDLEEIDLIGVSLYPQWHGKDLSDWEQKLKQAHDLSGLPIWIAETAYPFTLDWGDWTHNLVGEEEQLILPAYPATFEGQADFVEEMMRLASLDESGGLSYWGAAAVPFDGEQGTEGSCCENTALFDFEGNAVPAWGMF from the coding sequence ATGGTTTATTCTCGCCTGTGTTGGTTTTCTGCTGTTCTGATGAGTGTCTGGATATGGGGTTGTCAAGCTCCAGAGCCTCCTGTAGAGCCTAATCCATCTCCTCCAGCGATTCTATCCTTGGACCTTTCCGAATATCAAGCCTTGGCGAGATCTGGGTTTATTTTTCGAGATGCGGAAGGAACTCCCGTGGAGTTGTTGTCATTTTGCCGGGAGAAAGGGGTAGACCTGATGCGGCTGAGATTGTGGAAGGAAGCCCAGAATCCGGATCATGGTTGGGATTCGGTGGGGAAGACGATCGGTGAAATTCGAGGTGAAGGAATGGGGATATGGCTCACTGTGCATCTTTCCGATACATGGGCTGATCCCGGCCACCAGTCGATTCCTCCCAGCTGGCAGGGATTGACGTTTGAAGAGCTTCGTGATTCGGTTTCTGCATATTTCTACAAGATCGCTTCGGAATGGCAGCCCGAAGTTATCCAGATCGGCAATGAAATCAATTCAGGCTTTCTATTGCCCTATGGACATCGATTTGACCATCCTTGGCAATACCAACAACTCATTGCTGCTGCAACCCATTCCATCCGAGCTGCGAGTCCTCGCGCTCAAATCATGCTTCACTTTGCTGGATTGGATCGAATAGATGCTTGGCTGGCGGATACAGATCTGGAAGAAATTGATCTGATCGGAGTTTCGCTTTATCCTCAATGGCACGGGAAAGACCTGTCTGATTGGGAGCAGAAATTGAAGCAAGCACATGACTTGTCTGGACTTCCCATCTGGATAGCGGAGACAGCCTATCCATTTACGCTGGATTGGGGGGATTGGACGCACAATCTGGTCGGGGAGGAGGAGCAGCTTATCTTGCCAGCATATCCGGCGACCTTTGAGGGACAGGCGGATTTTGTTGAGGAAATGATGCGGTTGGCTTCGTTGGATGAATCCGGAGGTTTGAGCTATTGGGGAGCGGCTGCGGTTCCATTTGATGGGGAACAAGGTACAGAGGGTTCTTGCTGCGAAAATACAGCTTTGTTTGATTTTGAGGGTAATGCAGTTCCAGCCTGGGGGATGTTTTGA
- a CDS encoding DUF3592 domain-containing protein, with product MNVLLDFSAEWMGWGLLCLGCLIASNPLRALFISMISGKWETASATILKSEIAEVPDEDGAPMYALDISYEFHWEGETYFSTGRFADLEPFFPSSKPVQMLIEAYRSGDEVPVRFHPDQPQESVLETKFPAHQRLTLALAAGVILAGIWLTGFGG from the coding sequence ATGAATGTACTTCTTGATTTTTCTGCCGAATGGATGGGCTGGGGCCTCCTGTGCCTCGGATGCTTGATCGCTTCCAATCCGCTTCGTGCGCTCTTTATTTCGATGATTTCCGGTAAATGGGAGACGGCATCTGCAACCATTCTCAAATCTGAAATTGCCGAGGTCCCCGATGAGGATGGCGCGCCGATGTATGCGCTCGATATCTCCTATGAGTTTCACTGGGAGGGGGAGACGTATTTCTCAACGGGGCGTTTTGCCGATCTGGAACCCTTCTTTCCTTCCAGCAAGCCTGTCCAAATGCTGATTGAAGCCTATCGATCCGGCGATGAGGTACCGGTTCGTTTTCATCCTGACCAACCCCAAGAATCGGTATTGGAAACCAAATTTCCTGCCCACCAAAGGCTGACGCTTGCCTTGGCTGCCGGAGTCATCCTCGCTGGAATCTGGCTGACTGGATTCGGTGGATAA